The following proteins are co-located in the Acanthochromis polyacanthus isolate Apoly-LR-REF ecotype Palm Island chromosome 7, KAUST_Apoly_ChrSc, whole genome shotgun sequence genome:
- the LOC110953057 gene encoding transmembrane protein 233 — protein MDAKPSADGSSDFVKNEEAQEIPPMRNYLCLTMFTCFCPAWPINIVALVFSVMAQRSYHEEDYEGSRRLGRKALHLGIVSFVLGLAIITSYTIVHFTTHVV, from the exons ATGGACGCCAAACCCTCAGCGGATGGAAGCTCTGACTTCGTGAAGAACGAGGAGGCTCAGGAGATCCCCCCTATGAGGAACTACCTCTGTCTCACCATGTTCACCTGTTTCTGCCCGGCGTGGCCCATCAACATCGTGGCGCTGGTTTTCTCTGTGATG GCCCAGAGGAGCTACCATGAGGAGGACTACGAGGGCTCCAGGCGGCTGGGTCGGAAAGCTCTCCACCTGGGGATCGTTTCGTTTGTCCTCGGCCTCGCGATCATCACATCGTACACCATTGTGCACTTTACTACG CATGTGGTGTGA